Proteins encoded within one genomic window of Clupea harengus chromosome 10, Ch_v2.0.2, whole genome shotgun sequence:
- the orc1 gene encoding origin recognition complex subunit 1 isoform X2: MSRYFTRLRVKRSYKWKSRPISLDRKLKRHFYESLIIQVEGRPVDTVVTLGQYILIEGDDDDNPYVAQLLKFFSDDEGKAKKAIVQWFIRYSEVPHNKRKLLGRAPHAQEIFYYKASSCDSEVDAETILGTVEVKHVLGEDPFPDLPSDDYLFVKLLWDTKAFKLLDPDLMKPFQNAMTPPKQILQSPLQESPVLALPVTPAHRSTTPRILPTPDPVVMNRAGSGVSHTPYSRNCMSTGRRSSREAESIHSASKLSASKLLSGKRRGRITSEPAIRKKLELCSPGKKMTREDVLGELLDDDLAQELTTSSPPPKRCLKFTIQLTPLRVKLNPLKDEECFSLQPLQSPDKPTPTALDTQDSTSLGVCPLEDSDDEGVTVLPTPQRRKATPRRGSLRRQARTPSQRKSSSDLLREPSLAVLREEEHHELEAAATPRSRRKCAQLVSSRIRKQLAVSGESSSDDEVGDDDAFMPSKIDLQSSSDEEVGAKVDSDDELGVTRKSRRLSGSRTPRAVEKTRPSTRTPRKTPSKKTAPTTPKTPRTPKTPRHATPVIPSRSQPARTPGNVLEEARARLHVSAVPESLPCREQEFQDIYNFVESKVIDGTGGCMYISGVPGTGKTATVHEVIRSLQQAADLDEIPQFRFIEINGMKMTDPHQAYVQILQKLTNQRVTPDHAASLLEKRFSNPAPKKETTVLLVDELDLLWTRKQNVMYNLFDWPTRRHARLVVLTIANTMDLPERIMINRVASRLGLTRMSFQPYTFKQLQQIIASRLNRVRAFEEDALQLVSRKVAALSGDARRCLDICRRATEICEFTAKPKSDTGLVGMSDVMQALDEMFSSSYITAIRCASVQEQLFLRGVISEFRRLGLEEATFQQVFVQHQALCRVEGLQPVSVSESLAVCQRLGACRLLLLEASRLDLLLRVRLNVSQDDVLYALKAD, encoded by the exons CAGCTTCTTAAGTTCTTCAGTGACG ACGAGGGCAAGGCGAAGAAGGCAATAGTGCAGTGGTTTATACGGTACTCCGAAGTACCTCATAACAAGAGGAAACTGCTCGGCAGAGCTCCACATGCTCAGGAGATCTTTTACTATAAGGCCTCCTCATGTGACAGTGAGGTGGATGCAGAGACCATCCTGGGCACAGTGGAG GTGAAGCATGTTCTAGGAGAGGACCCTTTCCCTGACCTTCCAAGCGATGACTATCTCTTTGTAAAACTGTTGTGGGACACCAAGGCCTTTAAATTGCTCGACCCAGATCTCATGAAGCCATTCCAGAATGCCATGACTCCACCGAAGCAGATCCTTCAGTCACCTCTGCAAGAGAGTCCTGTGTTGGCCCTGCCCGTCACCCCCGCCCATCGGAGCACCACTCCACGCATCCTGCCCACGCCGGACCCCGTGGTGATGAACAGGGCTGGCTCCGGCGTGAGCCACACACCCTACAGCCGCAACTGCATGAGCacggggaggaggagcagccgcGAGGCAGAGTCCATCCACTCGGCCTCCAAACTCTCGGCCTCCAAGCTGCTGAGTGGGAAGAGGCGCGGACGAATCACATCCGAGCCAGCGATCCGCAAGAAGCTGGAGCTCTGCA GTCCAGGAAAGAAGATGACCAGGGAAGATGTACTGGGGGAACTCCTGGATGATGATCTGGCCCAGGAGCTCACCACCTCCTCACCACCTCCTAAACGTTGTCTGAAGTTCACCATACAACTGACTCCCCTCAGAGTCAAACTCAATCCCCTCAAAGACGAGGAGTGCTTCTCCCTCCAGCCTCTCCAGAGCCCCGACAAGCCCACACCTACTGCTCTGGACACACAGGATTCAACAAG TCTAGGGGTATGTCCCCTTGAGGATTCTGATGACGAGGGAGTGACTGTGCTTCCAACCCCCCAGCGGAGAAAGGCTACTCCCAGGAGAGGCAGTCTAAGGAGGCA GGCAAGGACCCCTTCGCAGAGGAAGAGTTCCTCTGATCTCCTGAGGGAGCCATCGCTGGCCGTGCT GCGGGAGGAGGAGCATCACGAGCTCGAGGCTGCAGCAACTCCACGCTCCAGGAGGAAGTGTGCCCAGCTGGTGTCTTCACGAATCAGGAAACAACT GGCTGTTTCTGGCGAGAGTAGTTCAGACGATGAGGTCGGCGATGACGACGCCTTCATGCCATCTAAAATCGACCTTCAGAGCAGCAGCGACGAGGAGGTGGGGGCCAAAGTGGACAGTGACGACGAGCTCGGGGTGACGCGCAAGAGCCGAAGACTGAGTGGATCTCGCACCCCACGGGCCGTGGAAAAAACACGGCCCTCTACCAGGACCCCACGCAAGACTCCCAGCAAAAAG ACTGCTCCCACTACCCCTAAGACCCCCAGGACCCCGAAAACACCTCGTCATGCAACGCCGGTTATCCCAAGCCGAAGTCAGCCTGCCAGAACCCCAGGGAATGTCTTGGAAGAAGCACGCGCAAG GCTGCACGTGTCCGCAGTCCCAGAGTCTCTGCCTTGTCGGGAACAAGAGTTTCAGGACATCTATAACTTTGTGGAGAGCAAGGTCATCGATGGGACTGGAGG gtgCATGTACATTTCTGGAGTGCCCGGCACAGGGAAGACTGCCACTGTACACGAGGTGATCCGCTCACTGCAGCAGGCAGCAGACCTGGATGAGATTCCACAGTTCCGCTTCATTGAGATTAACGGCATGAAGATGACTGACCCACACCAAGCCTATGTCCAGATTCTGCAG AAACTCACCAATCAGAGGGTCACCCCGGACCATGCAGCCAGTCTTCTTGAGAAACGCTTCAGTAATCCCGCCCCCAAGAAAGAGACCACTGTCCTACTGGTCGATGAG ctGGACTTGTTGTGGACCAGGAAACAGAACGTGATGTACAACCTGTTTGATTGGCCGACACGTCGCCATGCACGTCTGGTTGTGCTGACTATTGCCAACACCATGGATCTCCCCGAGAGAATCATGATCAACCGCGTGGCCAGTCGCCTG ggcctCACTCGGATGTCGTTCCAGCCGTACACCTttaagcagctgcagcagatcATTGCCTCCAGGCTGAACCGAGTGCGGGCGTTTGAAGAGGATGCCCTCCAGCTGGTGTCCAGAAAG GTGGCGGCGTTGTCCGGTGATGCCCGGCGCTGTTTGGACATCTGCCGCCGTGCCACAGAAATCTGTGAATTCACGGCCAAACCGAAGAGTGACACGGGATTGGTTGGAATGAGTGATGTGATGCAAGCACTGGATGAAATGTTCTCGTCCTCCTACATAACTGCCATCAG GTGTGCGTCTGTTCAGGAGCAGCTCTTCCTCAGGGGCGTCATCTCGGAGTTTCGACGCCTTGGTTTAGAAGAGGCCACGTTCCAACAG GTGTTTGTGCAGCACCAGGCTCTGTGTCGTGTGGAGGGGTTGCAGCCCGTCAGCGTGTCCGAGTCCCTGGCAGTGTGCCAGCGTCTGGGGGCGTgtcgtctgctgctgctggaggccaGCCGGCTGGACCTGCTGCTGCGCGTGCGTCTCAATGTCAGCCAGGACGACGTGCTCTACGCCCTCAAGGCCGACTGA
- the orc1 gene encoding origin recognition complex subunit 1 isoform X1 yields MSRYFTRLRVKRSYKWKSRPISLDRKLKRHFYESLIIQVEGRPVDTVVTLGQYILIEGDDDDNPYVAQLLKFFSDDEGKAKKAIVQWFIRYSEVPHNKRKLLGRAPHAQEIFYYKASSCDSEVDAETILGTVEVKHVLGEDPFPDLPSDDYLFVKLLWDTKAFKLLDPDLMKPFQNAMTPPKQILQSPLQESPVLALPVTPAHRSTTPRILPTPDPVVMNRAGSGVSHTPYSRNCMSTGRRSSREAESIHSASKLSASKLLSGKRRGRITSEPAIRKKLELCSPGKKMTREDVLGELLDDDLAQELTTSSPPPKRCLKFTIQLTPLRVKLNPLKDEECFSLQPLQSPDKPTPTALDTQDSTSLGVCPLEDSDDEGVTVLPTPQRRKATPRRGSLRRQARTPSQRKSSSDLLREPSLAVLREEEHHELEAAATPRSRRKCAQLVSSRIRKQLAVSGESSSDDEVGDDDAFMPSKIDLQSSSDEEVGAKVDSDDELGVTRKSRRLSGSRTPRAVEKTRPSTRTPRKTPSKKQTAPTTPKTPRTPKTPRHATPVIPSRSQPARTPGNVLEEARARLHVSAVPESLPCREQEFQDIYNFVESKVIDGTGGCMYISGVPGTGKTATVHEVIRSLQQAADLDEIPQFRFIEINGMKMTDPHQAYVQILQKLTNQRVTPDHAASLLEKRFSNPAPKKETTVLLVDELDLLWTRKQNVMYNLFDWPTRRHARLVVLTIANTMDLPERIMINRVASRLGLTRMSFQPYTFKQLQQIIASRLNRVRAFEEDALQLVSRKVAALSGDARRCLDICRRATEICEFTAKPKSDTGLVGMSDVMQALDEMFSSSYITAIRCASVQEQLFLRGVISEFRRLGLEEATFQQVFVQHQALCRVEGLQPVSVSESLAVCQRLGACRLLLLEASRLDLLLRVRLNVSQDDVLYALKAD; encoded by the exons CAGCTTCTTAAGTTCTTCAGTGACG ACGAGGGCAAGGCGAAGAAGGCAATAGTGCAGTGGTTTATACGGTACTCCGAAGTACCTCATAACAAGAGGAAACTGCTCGGCAGAGCTCCACATGCTCAGGAGATCTTTTACTATAAGGCCTCCTCATGTGACAGTGAGGTGGATGCAGAGACCATCCTGGGCACAGTGGAG GTGAAGCATGTTCTAGGAGAGGACCCTTTCCCTGACCTTCCAAGCGATGACTATCTCTTTGTAAAACTGTTGTGGGACACCAAGGCCTTTAAATTGCTCGACCCAGATCTCATGAAGCCATTCCAGAATGCCATGACTCCACCGAAGCAGATCCTTCAGTCACCTCTGCAAGAGAGTCCTGTGTTGGCCCTGCCCGTCACCCCCGCCCATCGGAGCACCACTCCACGCATCCTGCCCACGCCGGACCCCGTGGTGATGAACAGGGCTGGCTCCGGCGTGAGCCACACACCCTACAGCCGCAACTGCATGAGCacggggaggaggagcagccgcGAGGCAGAGTCCATCCACTCGGCCTCCAAACTCTCGGCCTCCAAGCTGCTGAGTGGGAAGAGGCGCGGACGAATCACATCCGAGCCAGCGATCCGCAAGAAGCTGGAGCTCTGCA GTCCAGGAAAGAAGATGACCAGGGAAGATGTACTGGGGGAACTCCTGGATGATGATCTGGCCCAGGAGCTCACCACCTCCTCACCACCTCCTAAACGTTGTCTGAAGTTCACCATACAACTGACTCCCCTCAGAGTCAAACTCAATCCCCTCAAAGACGAGGAGTGCTTCTCCCTCCAGCCTCTCCAGAGCCCCGACAAGCCCACACCTACTGCTCTGGACACACAGGATTCAACAAG TCTAGGGGTATGTCCCCTTGAGGATTCTGATGACGAGGGAGTGACTGTGCTTCCAACCCCCCAGCGGAGAAAGGCTACTCCCAGGAGAGGCAGTCTAAGGAGGCA GGCAAGGACCCCTTCGCAGAGGAAGAGTTCCTCTGATCTCCTGAGGGAGCCATCGCTGGCCGTGCT GCGGGAGGAGGAGCATCACGAGCTCGAGGCTGCAGCAACTCCACGCTCCAGGAGGAAGTGTGCCCAGCTGGTGTCTTCACGAATCAGGAAACAACT GGCTGTTTCTGGCGAGAGTAGTTCAGACGATGAGGTCGGCGATGACGACGCCTTCATGCCATCTAAAATCGACCTTCAGAGCAGCAGCGACGAGGAGGTGGGGGCCAAAGTGGACAGTGACGACGAGCTCGGGGTGACGCGCAAGAGCCGAAGACTGAGTGGATCTCGCACCCCACGGGCCGTGGAAAAAACACGGCCCTCTACCAGGACCCCACGCAAGACTCCCAGCAAAAAG CAGACTGCTCCCACTACCCCTAAGACCCCCAGGACCCCGAAAACACCTCGTCATGCAACGCCGGTTATCCCAAGCCGAAGTCAGCCTGCCAGAACCCCAGGGAATGTCTTGGAAGAAGCACGCGCAAG GCTGCACGTGTCCGCAGTCCCAGAGTCTCTGCCTTGTCGGGAACAAGAGTTTCAGGACATCTATAACTTTGTGGAGAGCAAGGTCATCGATGGGACTGGAGG gtgCATGTACATTTCTGGAGTGCCCGGCACAGGGAAGACTGCCACTGTACACGAGGTGATCCGCTCACTGCAGCAGGCAGCAGACCTGGATGAGATTCCACAGTTCCGCTTCATTGAGATTAACGGCATGAAGATGACTGACCCACACCAAGCCTATGTCCAGATTCTGCAG AAACTCACCAATCAGAGGGTCACCCCGGACCATGCAGCCAGTCTTCTTGAGAAACGCTTCAGTAATCCCGCCCCCAAGAAAGAGACCACTGTCCTACTGGTCGATGAG ctGGACTTGTTGTGGACCAGGAAACAGAACGTGATGTACAACCTGTTTGATTGGCCGACACGTCGCCATGCACGTCTGGTTGTGCTGACTATTGCCAACACCATGGATCTCCCCGAGAGAATCATGATCAACCGCGTGGCCAGTCGCCTG ggcctCACTCGGATGTCGTTCCAGCCGTACACCTttaagcagctgcagcagatcATTGCCTCCAGGCTGAACCGAGTGCGGGCGTTTGAAGAGGATGCCCTCCAGCTGGTGTCCAGAAAG GTGGCGGCGTTGTCCGGTGATGCCCGGCGCTGTTTGGACATCTGCCGCCGTGCCACAGAAATCTGTGAATTCACGGCCAAACCGAAGAGTGACACGGGATTGGTTGGAATGAGTGATGTGATGCAAGCACTGGATGAAATGTTCTCGTCCTCCTACATAACTGCCATCAG GTGTGCGTCTGTTCAGGAGCAGCTCTTCCTCAGGGGCGTCATCTCGGAGTTTCGACGCCTTGGTTTAGAAGAGGCCACGTTCCAACAG GTGTTTGTGCAGCACCAGGCTCTGTGTCGTGTGGAGGGGTTGCAGCCCGTCAGCGTGTCCGAGTCCCTGGCAGTGTGCCAGCGTCTGGGGGCGTgtcgtctgctgctgctggaggccaGCCGGCTGGACCTGCTGCTGCGCGTGCGTCTCAATGTCAGCCAGGACGACGTGCTCTACGCCCTCAAGGCCGACTGA